In Luteolibacter arcticus, the following proteins share a genomic window:
- the rnhA gene encoding ribonuclease HI: MKRVVIHTDGACKGNPGPGGYGVVMVCGRHRLELSKGFTRTTNNRMELLATIVALETLKEPCEIELLSDSRYVIDAMTKNWVKGWKAKGWRTASNGPVKNQDLWLRLSTAAEIHKVTWKWLRGHAGHKENERCDVLAVTAATGRGLLVDAGFDG, from the coding sequence ATGAAACGCGTGGTCATCCATACCGACGGTGCCTGCAAGGGCAATCCCGGCCCCGGCGGCTATGGCGTCGTCATGGTGTGCGGCCGCCACCGGCTGGAGCTGTCGAAGGGCTTTACCCGCACCACCAACAACCGGATGGAGCTGCTCGCCACCATCGTGGCGCTGGAAACGCTCAAGGAGCCGTGCGAGATCGAGCTGCTATCGGACTCGCGCTACGTGATCGACGCGATGACCAAAAATTGGGTCAAGGGATGGAAGGCGAAGGGCTGGCGAACGGCCTCCAACGGGCCGGTGAAGAACCAGGACCTGTGGCTGCGGCTTTCCACGGCGGCGGAAATCCACAAGGTCACATGGAAGTGGCTGCGCGGCCACGCCGGTCACAAGGAAAACGAGCGCTGTGATGTCCTTGCCGTGACCGCCGCTACCGGCCGCGGACTGCTGGTGGACGCGGGCTTCGACGGCTGA
- a CDS encoding globin domain-containing protein yields MLDLEQKLLLRKTFAVVERQSHVSALMFYQRLFELDPMLRPLFKSDIEPQAVKLMDMLAALLDMLEKPDELNEIMEEMGIRHLGYGVKDEHYATVGVALLGMLSSVLGKEFDATTRQAWAALYQLIAEAMLRGAAGATK; encoded by the coding sequence GTGTTGGACCTCGAACAGAAACTCCTCCTCCGCAAGACCTTCGCCGTCGTCGAACGCCAGTCTCATGTCTCCGCACTGATGTTCTACCAGCGCTTGTTCGAACTCGACCCGATGCTGCGGCCGCTTTTCAAGTCCGACATCGAACCGCAAGCCGTCAAGCTGATGGACATGCTCGCTGCCCTGCTGGACATGTTGGAAAAACCGGACGAGCTGAATGAAATCATGGAGGAGATGGGAATTCGCCACCTCGGCTATGGCGTGAAAGACGAGCACTACGCGACGGTAGGCGTGGCATTGTTGGGGATGCTTTCCAGCGTGCTGGGGAAGGAATTCGACGCGACGACCCGGCAAGCGTGGGCCGCGCTCTATCAGCTCATCGCGGAAGCGATGCTGCGCGGCGCGGCGGGGGCGACCAAGTAA
- the kbl gene encoding glycine C-acetyltransferase: protein MFSDALASHLRTTLSEIDAAGLFKRERLIDSTQNSTVRLKDGREVINMCANNYLGLADHPEVVAAAKASLDRWGFGMASVRFICGTQTLHKELEETISRFLGTEDTILYPSCFDANGGLFEVLLTEQDAVISDSLNHASIIDGVRLCKAKRFRYANNDMADLEAQLQAADAAGARFKLITTDGVFSMDGIICDLGKVHELAAKYNALVHFDDCHSTGFLGARGRGTHEHCGLFGKIDLTTGTLGKALGGASGGYTSGKKEIIDLLRQRSRPYLFSNTIAPPIVAASLKVFEMLEASTELADRVKANTDYFRSAMAGTGFTIAGKDHPISPVMLGDAALSQQFADKLLEKGVYAIGFFYPVVPQGKARIRTQISAAHTKEQLDKGIEAFVATGKELGVI, encoded by the coding sequence ATGTTCTCCGACGCGCTCGCCAGCCACCTCCGCACGACGCTTTCCGAAATCGACGCCGCCGGCCTCTTCAAGCGCGAGCGGCTGATCGACTCGACGCAAAACTCGACCGTGCGCCTCAAGGACGGCCGCGAGGTCATCAACATGTGCGCGAACAACTACCTGGGCCTGGCCGACCACCCGGAAGTCGTCGCCGCCGCCAAGGCCTCGCTCGACCGCTGGGGCTTCGGCATGGCCAGCGTGCGCTTCATCTGCGGCACCCAGACCCTGCACAAGGAGCTTGAGGAAACCATCAGCCGCTTCCTCGGCACCGAGGACACGATCCTCTACCCGAGCTGCTTCGATGCGAATGGCGGCCTCTTCGAGGTGCTGCTGACCGAGCAAGACGCGGTCATTTCCGACTCGCTGAATCACGCCTCGATCATCGATGGCGTGCGCCTCTGCAAGGCCAAGCGCTTCCGCTACGCGAACAACGACATGGCCGATCTTGAGGCCCAGCTCCAAGCGGCCGATGCCGCCGGAGCGCGCTTCAAGCTGATCACCACCGATGGCGTGTTCTCGATGGACGGCATCATCTGCGATCTCGGGAAGGTCCACGAACTCGCCGCGAAGTACAACGCGCTGGTCCACTTCGACGACTGCCACTCGACCGGCTTCCTCGGCGCGCGCGGCCGCGGCACCCATGAGCACTGCGGGCTCTTCGGCAAGATCGACCTGACCACCGGCACGCTCGGCAAGGCGCTCGGCGGCGCGTCTGGCGGCTACACCTCCGGCAAGAAGGAGATCATCGACCTGCTGCGCCAGCGTTCGCGGCCGTATCTTTTCTCGAACACCATCGCCCCGCCGATCGTGGCGGCGTCGCTGAAGGTCTTCGAAATGCTGGAAGCCTCGACCGAACTCGCCGACCGCGTGAAGGCGAATACCGACTACTTCCGCAGCGCCATGGCCGGCACCGGCTTCACCATCGCTGGCAAGGATCACCCGATCTCACCGGTGATGCTCGGCGATGCCGCGCTGTCACAGCAGTTCGCCGACAAGCTGCTGGAGAAGGGTGTCTATGCGATCGGCTTCTTCTACCCGGTCGTCCCGCAGGGCAAGGCCCGCATCCGCACCCAGATCAGCGCGGCCCATACGAAGGAGCAGCTCGACAAGGGCATCGAGGCCTTCGTCGCGACGGGCAAGGAATTGGGGGTGATCTGA
- a CDS encoding DUF4328 domain-containing protein, with amino-acid sequence MTSGPESNPYQPPASDPTPPETPASTSAEQRPDLRIKDPRNWGWATISFIWLNCLTITLRQVRVEHPAWLVFLALAVALTLLCAIVSYMLWLFRVAVNAQIISPNSGPSPGWAIGCYFIPFVNWLLPAMVMKEIADASFRGKPHKGTGYLVAVWWTSFILLNLCLSFRPESIFVLILSWIAGVAVSWLILRISLRQVDLRESGLPKGPRPVLLPTSGPRPVAATRLPQPVRSDAPAGRPGPPSRPGGNEETRGVSGAEDW; translated from the coding sequence ATGACTTCCGGCCCCGAGAGCAATCCTTACCAACCCCCGGCGTCCGACCCGACTCCGCCGGAAACCCCGGCCAGCACCTCCGCGGAACAGAGGCCAGACCTCCGCATCAAGGATCCTCGCAACTGGGGCTGGGCGACGATCTCTTTCATCTGGCTGAACTGCCTGACCATCACCCTGCGGCAAGTCCGCGTCGAGCATCCGGCGTGGCTGGTCTTTCTGGCGCTCGCCGTGGCACTGACTCTCCTCTGCGCGATCGTCAGCTACATGTTGTGGCTTTTCCGGGTCGCGGTGAATGCCCAGATCATCAGTCCGAATAGCGGACCCTCGCCGGGCTGGGCCATCGGATGCTACTTCATTCCCTTCGTGAACTGGCTTCTCCCGGCCATGGTCATGAAAGAAATCGCCGATGCGAGCTTCCGGGGGAAACCCCACAAAGGAACCGGCTATCTCGTGGCGGTGTGGTGGACTTCTTTCATCCTCTTGAATCTGTGCCTGTCGTTTCGGCCCGAGTCCATTTTCGTCCTGATCCTGAGCTGGATCGCCGGCGTCGCGGTCTCATGGCTCATCCTCCGCATCAGCCTGCGGCAGGTGGACCTGCGGGAGTCGGGTCTGCCGAAGGGTCCCCGGCCGGTACTCCTCCCCACTAGCGGGCCACGCCCCGTGGCAGCCACACGCCTGCCACAGCCGGTGCGGAGCGATGCGCCCGCCGGCCGCCCCGGTCCGCCATCCCGGCCCGGCGGCAACGAGGAAACCAGAGGCGTTTCTGGAGCGGAAGATTGGTGA
- a CDS encoding TlpA family protein disulfide reductase, producing the protein MKAIPALVALIALALPALADKKDKEKASVPDASVSQVKWAEVVNAAPFDKEALAGKVVVVEEWGVNCGPCIASLPDMAKLAKRYEKKGLVVVGLERQGSTKEDILKAIKPARVDYPVMAGGSGPVPSDGIPHAMVFGADGKLVWHGHPSDGEFEDAVKDALKAVAKPAK; encoded by the coding sequence ATGAAAGCAATCCCCGCCCTCGTTGCGCTTATCGCGCTCGCCCTGCCCGCCCTCGCGGACAAGAAAGACAAGGAAAAGGCGTCCGTGCCGGATGCCTCCGTCAGCCAGGTCAAATGGGCTGAAGTCGTCAACGCCGCCCCCTTCGACAAGGAAGCTCTCGCTGGCAAGGTCGTCGTGGTGGAAGAATGGGGCGTCAATTGCGGCCCCTGCATCGCCAGCCTGCCGGACATGGCCAAGCTCGCGAAGCGCTATGAAAAGAAGGGTCTCGTGGTCGTTGGCCTGGAACGCCAGGGCAGCACCAAGGAAGACATTCTCAAGGCCATCAAGCCGGCCCGTGTCGACTACCCGGTGATGGCCGGCGGCAGCGGTCCGGTGCCCAGCGACGGCATCCCCCACGCCATGGTCTTCGGTGCCGATGGCAAGCTCGTCTGGCACGGCCACCCTTCTGACGGCGAATTCGAGGACGCCGTGAAGGACGCCCTCAAGGCCGTGGCCAAGCCCGCCAAGTAA